Proteins encoded by one window of Physeter macrocephalus isolate SW-GA unplaced genomic scaffold, ASM283717v5 random_153, whole genome shotgun sequence:
- the CUNH9orf50 gene encoding LOW QUALITY PROTEIN: uncharacterized protein C9orf50 homolog (The sequence of the model RefSeq protein was modified relative to this genomic sequence to represent the inferred CDS: inserted 4 bases in 2 codons; deleted 2 bases in 1 codon) — translation MPRRRPSSCAQQVAPEGLPGGGDRGRRDPPLPRLLLPELRAASGAGASGGSRASEGGAEWWEAPACESSPPVXRLPVLPTVALRAARNRTGLRSLLLPSMLLAGERRKXRRPGPGQCEDPRRGSARENPDSLGDLLGESLPGRSRQFLRQLRAQSAEQPRPPSEAPTAPTGGLSHFRGQSVYFKNSLRKILLHQIPALGPFRRDHSQFTTVEKTNQPPATQAPKLKATLTHNSSGEGSGHRRWCCPFRLRLADETLRDTALRYWERSCAVRQGILANRTASGSAASEQVFGSVGRWLEGLPKALYPRAKEDTMANSSGWDFPGLSQAPNFRSESFLPSLVLHTVLKQGCPKGHQLLLPSISRRAQSPASIFDGNQRLLADLPCGYFYFLETCGSRRRPDSTAPFLVALHTQPTWPSPSLSFPGRAAADPKPATGCSAAPRPRGGSVGLALAPPGAAETSQPLAKGSETFPLARRSRLRPRAAPRRLLPPARVRCRTAGRGGEAPQPPTSLFRFSLFNQKTATLATASSATSTED, via the exons ATGCCCCGGCGTCGGCCCAGCTCCTGTGCCCAGCAGGTGGCGCCCGAGGGGCTCCCCGGCGGTGGCGATCGCGGACGGAGAGACCCGCCGCTGCCGAGGCTGCTGCTGCCCGAGCTCCGAGCAGCCTCTGGCGCGGGGGCCTCCGGGGGCTCCAGGGCTTCGGAGGGCGGCGCCGAGTGGTGGGAGGCCCCCGCGTGTGAGTCCTCGCCCCCGGT GCGCCTGCCCGTCCTGCCCACCGTGGCTCTGCGGGCGGCGCGGAACCGGACGGGGCTGAGGTCGCTGCTGCTGCCGTCCATGCTCTTGGCCGGCGAGCGCCGGAA CCGGCGCCCCGGGCCTGGACAGTGCGAGGACCCCCGCAGGGGCTCGGCCAGGGAGAACCCCGACTCTCTGGGCGACCTCCTAGGAGAGTCCCTCCCCGGGCGGTCCCGGCAGTTCCTGCGCCAGCTCAGGGCTCAGTCTGCGGAGCAGCCGCGACCACCGAGTGAGGCCCCTACGGCCCCCACGGGGGGGCTGAGTCATTTCCG GGGACAGTCAGTGTACTTCAAGAATAGTCTCCGGAAGATTTTGCTCCATCAGATACCTGCCCTGGGGCCCTTCAGGAGAGATCATTCACAATTCACCACGGTCGAGAAGACCAATCA GCCCCCCGCTACACAGGCCCCCAAGCTCAAGGCCACGCTCACCCACAACTCCTCGGGGGAAGGCTCAGGGCACCGCAGGTGGTGTTGCCCTTTCCGCCTGCGGCTTGCGGACGAGACGCTACGGGACACAGCACTCCGCTACTGGGAACGCAGCTGTGCAG tccGGCAGGGCATCCTCGCGAACAGGACAGCTAGCGGGTCGGCGGCGTCGGAGCAGGTGTTCGGGAGTGTCGGGAGATGGCTGGAGGGTTTGCCCAAAGCCCTGTATCCCAGGGCCAAGGAGGACACCATGGCCAACTCATccggctgggacttccctggcct atcaCAAGCTCCTAACTTTCGATCG GAGTCCTTCCTGCCCAGCTTGGTGTTG CACACGGTCCTGAAACAAGGCTGCCCGAAGGGTCACCAGCTCCTCCTGCCGTCAATATCACGTCGCGCTCAGAG cccagcctccatcTTTGACGGGAACCAAAGGCTGCTTGCGGACCTCCCCTGTGGG tactTCTATTTCCTGGAGACCTGCGGGTCCCGGAGGAGGCCTGATTCTACTGCACCTTTCCTCGTGGCCTTGCACACACAGCCCACCTGgccctctccgagcctcagtttccccggcAGAGCCGCGGCGGACCCCAAACCGGCCACCGGCTGCAGCGCCGCGCCGCGCCCACGCGGGGGCAGTGTTGGCCTGGCTTTGGCGCCGCCCGGCGCGGCCGAAACTTCTCAGCCTCTTGCTAAAGGGTCGGAAACTTTTCCCCTCGCGCGGCGCTCGCGTCTCCGGccccgcgccgcgccgcgccgcctCCTTCCACCTGCCCGAGTTCGCTGCCGGAccgcggggcggggaggggaggctccCCAGCCCCCAACTTCTCTTTTTCGCTTTTCGTTGTTCAACCAAAAGACCGCTACGCTTGCAACTGCGTCGTCAGCCACGAGCACTGAAGATTGA